The proteins below are encoded in one region of Scophthalmus maximus strain ysfricsl-2021 chromosome 4, ASM2237912v1, whole genome shotgun sequence:
- the hipk3b gene encoding homeodomain-interacting protein kinase 3 isoform X1, translated as MVWIHKSITCPEEPWITRAVTPCEGMASQVLVYPPHIYQTQTSAFSSVKKLKVEPSSCVYHERAHRQTYLNSRSLGIVYPTNQAHSFVNQDFAVGTKVRGRREYPVQTVVVRGVQRQQPNKRGGGAGRAAAQQPQTAGVVHLQGKEQQQTDAASGGSSGATGAGGGGRGEGCCGGGEEGGEEEGDREEDCGGLNSADSSQRCGLKRKSEELDNRGSTMQIVEELSMLPAMLQTTNVGNAAVTAPATVGAGGGPSKQGAAGGTGGGDGDYQVVQHEVLCSMKNTYEVLDFLGRGTFGQVVKCWKRGTGELVAVKILKNHPSYARQGQIEVGILARLSGENAEEHNLVRAFECFQHRSHTCLVFEMLEQNLYDFLKQNKFSPLSLKVIRPVLQQVATALKKLKSMGLIHADLKPENIMLVDPVRQPYKVKVIDFGSASHVSKAVCSTYLQSRYYRAPEIILGLPFCEAIDTWSLGCVIAELFLGWPLYPGALEYDQIRYISQTQGLPGEHLLNVGTKTARFFCRESESPYAAWRLKSTDEHETETGMKSKEARKYIFSCLDDIAHVNLVMNLEGSDLLAEKADRREFVGLLKKMLLIDAEERIAPTEALSHPFVTMQHLLDFPHSNHVKSCFHIMDVCWTRPSAYEAANRSKGPFVRPVNTTAAASVNHPFSKMSGVHAQGLAPSAPSVMHPGITLQTGSGQFGCNDSFQQALILCPPSIQGIPTNTAKPAGYSVRMETSVPLVTQAPPIQPIQIRPGVITQAWSNRAQQILVPTWQQVTSVPPPPTTLASDTVAGSQRLGDWGKVRPHGNHYSSMIAHPQPFLTNQMTMSTHQPINIGIAHVVWPQPTANKRARPCVNRGSNFSQNTNIQNLACQSPKMADTAKNVVEVAEEKARCPEEGHAVRQEQGTEQVDEDDENCCKVEPDCEELSVSQEQRQAMVISDLASPTVSVISISSDEEESTQRHSVGECKGSADCEACQSTVSMERVCSLSSPDSTLSTSSSASAQSSASPCKHPNSMSDDEQESGCDIVDSSPASDSSGHDNSPFTERRYIADSIQNGEPRVACVAPETEPGRPTVRTVVVPPMRVQTNINNTAVSERLGYTDHMAWDYTVLVGHRGSHSLRVFVPVQRARHSWATTSPLHSPPQQAAEDQCCIPAPPTAAFRFWAGAAFWFLPPGMERQLCPSETTGLYPSHHAWAHVHPVPQQPEPHYRPPPPPPPPPWGPPALPAHLIVLPPVWSSGHSCTRGPPPGFPRSLSPRPPAHLQHLPPGRHRASGHGGHQPPAATLPHLAPPGPIQAPISPALLHCLARLRQFPSQPHQNKPVPLHLSMFALVPFIPPEG; from the exons GTATGGCCTCACAAGTCTTGGTCTACCCACCACACATTTATCAAACCCAGACAAGTGCCTTTAGCAGTGTGAAGAAACTCAAAGTTGAGCCGAGCAGCTGTGTGTACCATGAGAGGGCACACCGGCAGACTTATCTGAACAGCAGATCACTTGGCATCGTGTACCCAACAAATCAAGCCCACTCATTTGTGAACCAAGACTTCGCAGTGGGCACGAAAGTGCGTGGACGACGTGAGTACCCGGTGCAGACGGTGGTGGTGCGTGGTGTACAGAGACAACAGCCcaataaaagaggaggaggagcaggccgaGCTGCGGCCCAGCAGCCGCAGACCGCAGGGGTTGTCCACTTGCAGGgcaaggagcagcagcagacagacgcAGCAAGTGGGGGCAGCAGTGGAGCTacaggggcaggaggagggggaaggggagagggctgctgtggaggaggtgaggaaggtggagaggaggagggtgacaGAGAAGAGGACTGTGGAGGTTTGAACTCAGCCGACAGCTCTCAGCGATGTGGGCTGAAACGTAAAAGTGAGGAGCTCGATAACCGAGGGAGCACCATGCAGATTGTGGAAGAACTGTCAATGTTGCCTGCCATGTTGCAAACGACGAATGTGGGGAATGCAGCCGTGACTGCGCCCGCAACAGTGGGGGCTGGAGGGGGTCCCTCCAAACAGGGTGCAGCAGGAGGGACGGGAGGAGGGGATGGCGACTATCAGGTGGTACAGCATGAAGTCCTTTGTTCTATGAAGAATACTTATGAAGTGCTGGATTTCTTGGGACGTGGCACATTCGGCCAGGTTGTAAAGTGTTGGAAAAGGGGCACGGGTGAATTGGTGGCTGTGAAAATCCTGAAGAACCACCCTTCATATGCACGGCAGGGTCAAATTGAAGTCGGCATCCTTGCTCGTCTGAGCGGGGAGAACGCAGAGGAGCACAACCTGGTGCGGGCCTTTGAATGCTTCCAGCACCGCAGTCACACCTGCCTGGTGTTTGAGATGCTTGAGCAGAACCTGTACGATTTCCTGAAGCAGAACAAGTTCAGCCCCCTGTCCCTGAAAGTGATCAGACctgtgctgcagcaggtggCTACAGCTCTGAAAAAGCTGAAGAGTATGGGTCTAATTCATGCAGACCTCAAGCCAGAGAACATAATGCTGGTGGACCCAGTGAGGCAACCCTACAAAGTGAAGGTGATCGACTTTGGCTCCGCCAGTCACGTGTCCAAAGCAGTGTGCTCCACTTACCTCCAGTCTCGGTACTATAG GGCTCCAGAGATTATTTTGGGATTGCCGTTTTGTGAAGCCATAGACACATGGTCCCTTGGCTGTGTGATAGCTGAACTTTTTCTGGGCTGGCCCCTTTACCCTGGGGCCCTGGAGTATGACCAG ATTCGCTACATCTCTCAGACACAAGGTTTGCCAGGAGAGCATTTATTGAATGTGGGAACAAAGACGGCGCGGTTCTTTTGCAGAGAGTCTGAGTCACCTTATGCAGCATGGAGACTAAAG TCCACAGATGAGCACGAGACGGAGACGGGAATGAAGTCAAAGGAAGCAAGAAAGTACATCTTCAGCTGTTTGGATGACATAGCGCAC GTGAACTTGGTGATGAATCTGGAAGGTAGTGACTTGCTAGCAGAGAAAGCAGACCGCCGGGAGTTTGTGGGCCTGCTGAAGAAGATGCTGTTGATTGATGCTGAGGAGAGGATCGCCCCCACCGAAGCTCTCAGCCACCCCTTTGTGACAATGCAACACCTGCTCGATTTTCCCCACAGCAACCA TGTTAAGTCGTGTTTCCACATCATGGATGTTTGCTGGACTCGTCCCAGTGCATATGAGGCGGCCAACAGAAGTAAAGGTCCTTTTGTCAGACCTGTGAACACAACTGCTGCCGCCTCAGTCAACCATCCCTTCAGCAAGATGAGCGGCGTCCACGCTCAA gGGTTAGCCCCATCCGCCCCCTCAGTGATGCACCCTGGGATAAcactgcaaacaggaagtggtcagTTTGGATGTAACGATTCATTTCAGCAGGCACTCATTCTGTGTCCCCCATCCATTCAAG GAATCCCCACCAACACAGCTAAACCAGCAGGCTACTCTGTGCGGATGGAGACTTCTGTGCCTCTGGTCACTCAAGCACCCCCCATCCAGCCCATACAAATCAGACCCGGTGTCATCACACAG GCCTGGTCTAATCGTGCACAGCAGATCTTGGTGCCCACTTGGCAGCAGGTGACATCAGTGCCCCCACCACCAACCACCTTGGCATCCGACACTGTGGCGGGCTCACAGAGACTGGGTGACTGGGG GAAAGTGCGTCCCCATGGCAACCATTACAGCTCCATGATCGCACACCCTCAGCCATTCTTAACCAACCAAATGACCATGTCCACCCACCAGCCAATCAACATAGGCATCGCACATGTGGTGTGGCCGCAGCCGACTGCCAACAAGAGAGCTAGGCCTTGTGTGAACAG GGGCAGCAACTTCTCCCAAAACACGAACATCCAAAATTTAGCATGCCAGTCCCCAAAGATGGCTGATACAGCAAAGAATGTGGTGGAGGTCGCGGAGGAGAAAGCCAGGTGCCCAGAGGAAGGGCACGCTGTCAGACAGGAGCAAGGAACAGAGCAGGTGGACGAGGATGATGAGAACTGCTGCAAAGTGGAGCCAGACTGTGAGGAGCTTTCAGTGTCACAGGAGCAGCGGCAGGCCATGGTGATCTCTGACCTGGCCAGCCCAACTGTTAGTGTCATCAGTATCAgcagtgatgaggaggagagcacACAAAGACACTCGGTGGGCGA ATGTAAGGGCAGTGCAGATTGTGAGGCGTGTCAGAGCACTGTCAGTATGGAGAGAGTGTGCTCCCTCAGCAGTCCAGACAGCACGCTCAGCACCAGCTCTTCAGCCTCAGCCCAGTCCAGCGCGTCACCTTGCAAACACCCCAACAG TATGTCAGACGACGAACAGGAGAGCGGTTGTGACATAGTGGACAGCTCGCCTGCCTCAGACTCCTCCGGCCATGATAATAGTCCTTTCACTGAGCGACGCTACATTGCCGACAGCATCCAGAACGGCGAGCCGCGTGTTGCGTGTGTTGCCCCGGAGACCGAGCCCGGCAGGCCAACAGTTCGTACGGTCGTGGTGCCTCCAATGAGGGTGCAaaccaacatcaacaacacagcTGTCAGTGAAAGACTTGGCTACACAG ATCACATGGCCTGGGATTACACTGTTTTAGTAGGCCACAGAGGTTCTCACAG TCTTCGAGTCTTCGTGCCAGTCCAGAGGGCGAGGCATTCCTGGGCGACAACATCACCACTCCACTCCCCTCCTCAACAGGCAGCAGAAGATCAATGCTGCATTCCAGCCCCACCAACAGCAGCCTTTAGGTTTTGGGCAG GTGCAGCATTTTGGTTCCTGCCACCAGGAATGGAACGGCAACTTTGCCCATCGGAGACCACAGGCCTATATCCCTCCCACCATGCATGGGCACACGTTCACCCTGTCCCACAACAGCCCGAACCACACTACcggcccccacccccacccccacccccaccttgGGGGCCACCCGCGCTCCCAGCCCACCTTATTGTCCTACCCCCCGTCTGGTCCTCTGGTCACAGCTGCACCCGTGGCCCACCTCCTGGCTTCCCCAGGAGCCTCTCGCCCCGTCCTCCAGCCCACCTACAGCATCTCCCACCCGGCAGGCATCGTGCATCAGGTCACGGTGGGCATCAACCCCCGGCTGCTACCCTCCCCCACCTTGCACCCCCAGGGCCAATTCAAGCCCCTATTTCCCCCGCACTCCTACATTGCCTCGCCCGCCTACGCCAGTTTCCCTCTCAGCCCCACCAAAATAAACCAGTACCCTTACATTTGAGCATGTTTGCCCTGGTCCCCTTCATACCACCTGAGGGCTGA
- the hipk3b gene encoding homeodomain-interacting protein kinase 3 isoform X2, with product MVWIHKSITCPEEPWITRAVTPCEGMASQVLVYPPHIYQTQTSAFSSVKKLKVEPSSCVYHERAHRQTYLNSRSLGIVYPTNQAHSFVNQDFAVGTKVRGRREYPVQTVVVRGVQRQQPNKRGGGAGRAAAQQPQTAGVVHLQGKEQQQTDAASGGSSGATGAGGGGRGEGCCGGGEEGGEEEGDREEDCGGLNSADSSQRCGLKRKSEELDNRGSTMQIVEELSMLPAMLQTTNVGNAAVTAPATVGAGGGPSKQGAAGGTGGGDGDYQVVQHEVLCSMKNTYEVLDFLGRGTFGQVVKCWKRGTGELVAVKILKNHPSYARQGQIEVGILARLSGENAEEHNLVRAFECFQHRSHTCLVFEMLEQNLYDFLKQNKFSPLSLKVIRPVLQQVATALKKLKSMGLIHADLKPENIMLVDPVRQPYKVKVIDFGSASHVSKAVCSTYLQSRYYRAPEIILGLPFCEAIDTWSLGCVIAELFLGWPLYPGALEYDQIRYISQTQGLPGEHLLNVGTKTARFFCRESESPYAAWRLKSTDEHETETGMKSKEARKYIFSCLDDIAHVNLVMNLEGSDLLAEKADRREFVGLLKKMLLIDAEERIAPTEALSHPFVTMQHLLDFPHSNHVKSCFHIMDVCWTRPSAYEAANRSKGPFVRPVNTTAAASVNHPFSKMSGVHAQGLAPSAPSVMHPGITLQTGSGQFGCNDSFQQALILCPPSIQGIPTNTAKPAGYSVRMETSVPLVTQAPPIQPIQIRPGVITQAWSNRAQQILVPTWQQVTSVPPPPTTLASDTVAGSQRLGDWGKVRPHGNHYSSMIAHPQPFLTNQMTMSTHQPINIGIAHVVWPQPTANKRARPCVNRGSNFSQNTNIQNLACQSPKMADTAKNVVEVAEEKARCPEEGHAVRQEQGTEQVDEDDENCCKVEPDCEELSVSQEQRQAMVISDLASPTVSVISISSDEEESTQRHSVGECKGSADCEACQSTVSMERVCSLSSPDSTLSTSSSASAQSSASPCKHPNSMSDDEQESGCDIVDSSPASDSSGHDNSPFTERRYIADSIQNGEPRVACVAPETEPGRPTVRTVVVPPMRVQTNINNTAVSERLGYTVFESSCQSRGRGIPGRQHHHSTPLLNRQQKINAAFQPHQQQPLGFGQVQHFGSCHQEWNGNFAHRRPQAYIPPTMHGHTFTLSHNSPNHTTGPHPHPHPHLGGHPRSQPTLLSYPPSGPLVTAAPVAHLLASPGASRPVLQPTYSISHPAGIVHQVTVGINPRLLPSPTLHPQGQFKPLFPPHSYIASPAYASFPLSPTKINQYPYI from the exons GTATGGCCTCACAAGTCTTGGTCTACCCACCACACATTTATCAAACCCAGACAAGTGCCTTTAGCAGTGTGAAGAAACTCAAAGTTGAGCCGAGCAGCTGTGTGTACCATGAGAGGGCACACCGGCAGACTTATCTGAACAGCAGATCACTTGGCATCGTGTACCCAACAAATCAAGCCCACTCATTTGTGAACCAAGACTTCGCAGTGGGCACGAAAGTGCGTGGACGACGTGAGTACCCGGTGCAGACGGTGGTGGTGCGTGGTGTACAGAGACAACAGCCcaataaaagaggaggaggagcaggccgaGCTGCGGCCCAGCAGCCGCAGACCGCAGGGGTTGTCCACTTGCAGGgcaaggagcagcagcagacagacgcAGCAAGTGGGGGCAGCAGTGGAGCTacaggggcaggaggagggggaaggggagagggctgctgtggaggaggtgaggaaggtggagaggaggagggtgacaGAGAAGAGGACTGTGGAGGTTTGAACTCAGCCGACAGCTCTCAGCGATGTGGGCTGAAACGTAAAAGTGAGGAGCTCGATAACCGAGGGAGCACCATGCAGATTGTGGAAGAACTGTCAATGTTGCCTGCCATGTTGCAAACGACGAATGTGGGGAATGCAGCCGTGACTGCGCCCGCAACAGTGGGGGCTGGAGGGGGTCCCTCCAAACAGGGTGCAGCAGGAGGGACGGGAGGAGGGGATGGCGACTATCAGGTGGTACAGCATGAAGTCCTTTGTTCTATGAAGAATACTTATGAAGTGCTGGATTTCTTGGGACGTGGCACATTCGGCCAGGTTGTAAAGTGTTGGAAAAGGGGCACGGGTGAATTGGTGGCTGTGAAAATCCTGAAGAACCACCCTTCATATGCACGGCAGGGTCAAATTGAAGTCGGCATCCTTGCTCGTCTGAGCGGGGAGAACGCAGAGGAGCACAACCTGGTGCGGGCCTTTGAATGCTTCCAGCACCGCAGTCACACCTGCCTGGTGTTTGAGATGCTTGAGCAGAACCTGTACGATTTCCTGAAGCAGAACAAGTTCAGCCCCCTGTCCCTGAAAGTGATCAGACctgtgctgcagcaggtggCTACAGCTCTGAAAAAGCTGAAGAGTATGGGTCTAATTCATGCAGACCTCAAGCCAGAGAACATAATGCTGGTGGACCCAGTGAGGCAACCCTACAAAGTGAAGGTGATCGACTTTGGCTCCGCCAGTCACGTGTCCAAAGCAGTGTGCTCCACTTACCTCCAGTCTCGGTACTATAG GGCTCCAGAGATTATTTTGGGATTGCCGTTTTGTGAAGCCATAGACACATGGTCCCTTGGCTGTGTGATAGCTGAACTTTTTCTGGGCTGGCCCCTTTACCCTGGGGCCCTGGAGTATGACCAG ATTCGCTACATCTCTCAGACACAAGGTTTGCCAGGAGAGCATTTATTGAATGTGGGAACAAAGACGGCGCGGTTCTTTTGCAGAGAGTCTGAGTCACCTTATGCAGCATGGAGACTAAAG TCCACAGATGAGCACGAGACGGAGACGGGAATGAAGTCAAAGGAAGCAAGAAAGTACATCTTCAGCTGTTTGGATGACATAGCGCAC GTGAACTTGGTGATGAATCTGGAAGGTAGTGACTTGCTAGCAGAGAAAGCAGACCGCCGGGAGTTTGTGGGCCTGCTGAAGAAGATGCTGTTGATTGATGCTGAGGAGAGGATCGCCCCCACCGAAGCTCTCAGCCACCCCTTTGTGACAATGCAACACCTGCTCGATTTTCCCCACAGCAACCA TGTTAAGTCGTGTTTCCACATCATGGATGTTTGCTGGACTCGTCCCAGTGCATATGAGGCGGCCAACAGAAGTAAAGGTCCTTTTGTCAGACCTGTGAACACAACTGCTGCCGCCTCAGTCAACCATCCCTTCAGCAAGATGAGCGGCGTCCACGCTCAA gGGTTAGCCCCATCCGCCCCCTCAGTGATGCACCCTGGGATAAcactgcaaacaggaagtggtcagTTTGGATGTAACGATTCATTTCAGCAGGCACTCATTCTGTGTCCCCCATCCATTCAAG GAATCCCCACCAACACAGCTAAACCAGCAGGCTACTCTGTGCGGATGGAGACTTCTGTGCCTCTGGTCACTCAAGCACCCCCCATCCAGCCCATACAAATCAGACCCGGTGTCATCACACAG GCCTGGTCTAATCGTGCACAGCAGATCTTGGTGCCCACTTGGCAGCAGGTGACATCAGTGCCCCCACCACCAACCACCTTGGCATCCGACACTGTGGCGGGCTCACAGAGACTGGGTGACTGGGG GAAAGTGCGTCCCCATGGCAACCATTACAGCTCCATGATCGCACACCCTCAGCCATTCTTAACCAACCAAATGACCATGTCCACCCACCAGCCAATCAACATAGGCATCGCACATGTGGTGTGGCCGCAGCCGACTGCCAACAAGAGAGCTAGGCCTTGTGTGAACAG GGGCAGCAACTTCTCCCAAAACACGAACATCCAAAATTTAGCATGCCAGTCCCCAAAGATGGCTGATACAGCAAAGAATGTGGTGGAGGTCGCGGAGGAGAAAGCCAGGTGCCCAGAGGAAGGGCACGCTGTCAGACAGGAGCAAGGAACAGAGCAGGTGGACGAGGATGATGAGAACTGCTGCAAAGTGGAGCCAGACTGTGAGGAGCTTTCAGTGTCACAGGAGCAGCGGCAGGCCATGGTGATCTCTGACCTGGCCAGCCCAACTGTTAGTGTCATCAGTATCAgcagtgatgaggaggagagcacACAAAGACACTCGGTGGGCGA ATGTAAGGGCAGTGCAGATTGTGAGGCGTGTCAGAGCACTGTCAGTATGGAGAGAGTGTGCTCCCTCAGCAGTCCAGACAGCACGCTCAGCACCAGCTCTTCAGCCTCAGCCCAGTCCAGCGCGTCACCTTGCAAACACCCCAACAG TATGTCAGACGACGAACAGGAGAGCGGTTGTGACATAGTGGACAGCTCGCCTGCCTCAGACTCCTCCGGCCATGATAATAGTCCTTTCACTGAGCGACGCTACATTGCCGACAGCATCCAGAACGGCGAGCCGCGTGTTGCGTGTGTTGCCCCGGAGACCGAGCCCGGCAGGCCAACAGTTCGTACGGTCGTGGTGCCTCCAATGAGGGTGCAaaccaacatcaacaacacagcTGTCAGTGAAAGACTTGGCTACACAG TCTTCGAGTCTTCGTGCCAGTCCAGAGGGCGAGGCATTCCTGGGCGACAACATCACCACTCCACTCCCCTCCTCAACAGGCAGCAGAAGATCAATGCTGCATTCCAGCCCCACCAACAGCAGCCTTTAGGTTTTGGGCAG GTGCAGCATTTTGGTTCCTGCCACCAGGAATGGAACGGCAACTTTGCCCATCGGAGACCACAGGCCTATATCCCTCCCACCATGCATGGGCACACGTTCACCCTGTCCCACAACAGCCCGAACCACACTACcggcccccacccccacccccacccccaccttgGGGGCCACCCGCGCTCCCAGCCCACCTTATTGTCCTACCCCCCGTCTGGTCCTCTGGTCACAGCTGCACCCGTGGCCCACCTCCTGGCTTCCCCAGGAGCCTCTCGCCCCGTCCTCCAGCCCACCTACAGCATCTCCCACCCGGCAGGCATCGTGCATCAGGTCACGGTGGGCATCAACCCCCGGCTGCTACCCTCCCCCACCTTGCACCCCCAGGGCCAATTCAAGCCCCTATTTCCCCCGCACTCCTACATTGCCTCGCCCGCCTACGCCAGTTTCCCTCTCAGCCCCACCAAAATAAACCAGTACCCTTACATTTGA